A stretch of Aspergillus nidulans FGSC A4 chromosome VI DNA encodes these proteins:
- a CDS encoding glutamyl-tRNA(Gln) amidotransferase subunit nempA (transcript_id=CADANIAT00010189): MFRSCLRHCRRATVRSRTCPRCSHHEIPQLQVVQRQISLSSSFPHIRRLQTSSTDTQERIPIRKQLKQEAKAIKSRKRERREQEEASRHKWELTVGVEIHAQLNTETKLFSRAPTSPSELPNTNVALFDLAFPGSQPEFQVATLLPALRAAIALNCDIQPVSRFDRKHYFYQDQPSGYQITQYYEPFARNGYLDLFRHDGIAPEDGDRVRIGIKQIQLEQDTAKSQEYPPSMQLLDFNRVSHPLIEIITMPEIHTPATAAAFVRKVQAILQSCSAVTTGMEAGGLRADINVSVRLRGDGSGTHQYSGIGGLGQRTEIKNLSSFKAVEDAIIAEKNRQIAVLESGGVVEGETRGWTIGSTETRKLRGKEGEVDYRYMPDPDIPPLLIGKDIISALSNTLPAGPDALIDMLVGQYGLAIEDAKPLVELEDGARLEYYQDVVDILRNLQQDLDSKTQAGLGRVAGNWVLHELGGLLSKAGLAWDAERVTAESLAALIDQLQRKRITGATAKKVLAMLFDGDRRPVAQLLEEENLILRPLSREEYIALASAAIELNPQMVEQIRSKNQLGKLGWFVGQMMRMGEKGRVEAQKADAILRELILGLSQ, encoded by the exons ATGTTCCGATCATGTCTGCGACATTGCCGCCGCGCGACCGTCCGCTCTCGAACCTGTCCGCGATGCTCGCACCATGAGATACCCCAATTACAAGTCGTCCAACGACAGATCTCACTTTCGTCCTCTTTCCCCCATATCCGCCGCCTTCAGACGTCCTCTACGGACACACAAGAGCGTATTCCCATCCGTAAACAACTCAAGCAGGAAGCCAAAGCCATAAAATCTCGGAAGCGAGAACGACGAGAACAGGAGGAAGCTTCTCGGCATAAGTGGGAGTTGACTGTGGGAGTGGAGATACATGCGCAGTTGAATACAGAGACGAAGCTCTTCTCAA GAGCACCGACCTCACCCTCCGAACTTCCCAACACCAACGTTGCTCTGTTCGACCTCGCGTTTCCCGGCAGTCAACCG GAATTCCAAGTGGCGACCCTTCTGCCTGCTCTTCGCGCCGCAATTGCTCTGAACTGCGATATCCAGCCGGTTAGTCGTTTCGACCGGAAGCACTATTTCTATCAAGATCAGCCGTCGGGCTACCAGATTACTCAATACTACG AACCATTCGCCAGAAATGGCTACCTCGACCTTTTCCGCCATGACGGTATTGCTCCAGAGGACGGAGACCGGGTTCGTATCGGCATTAAACAAATCCAGCTCGAACAAGACACGGCGAAATCGCAAGAATACCCTCCATCCATGCAGCTCCTCGATTTCAACCGTGTTTCCCATCCTCTCATTGAGATAATTACAATGCCCGAAATCCACACTCCCGCCACGGCTGCCGCATTTGTGCGTAAGGTTCAAGCCATCCTTCAATCGTGTAGCGCCGTAACTACCGGAATGGAGGCGGGTGGTCTCCGCGCGGATATCAACGTCTCGGTACGGCTACGAGGTGACGGTTCAGGCACACATCAATATAGCGGCATCGGTGGGCTTGGTCAACGCACTGAGATCAAGAACCTGAGCAGCTTCAAGGCAGTAGAGGACGCGATTATCGCAGAGAAGAACAGACAGATTGCTGTTCTCGAGAGCGGGGGTGTTGTCGAAGGCGAGACGCGTGGCTGGACGATTGGAAGCACCGAAACACGGAAACTTCGAGGAAAAGAGGGCGAGGTCGACTATCGATACATGCCCGATCCTGATATTCCGCCTCTCCTGAttggcaaggatatcatctCGGCGCTTTCGAATACCCTGCCGGCGGGTCCGGATGCACTTATCGACATGCTAGTCGGCCAGTACGGACTTGCCATAGAAGACGCAAAGCCGCTTGTTGAACTTGAAGACGGGGCACGACTAGAGTATTACCAGGATGTTGTCGATATCTTACGTAATCTACAGCAAGATCTCGATTCAAAGACTCAAGCCGGTCTCGGCCGTGTTGCTGGCAACTGGGTTCTCCACGAACTCGGCGGTTTACTGAGCAAGGCTGGCCTAGCCTGGGATGCCGAAAGAGTTACAGCGGAGTCTCTCGCGGCGCTTATCGACCAGCTCCAGCGAAAGCGCATTACTGGAGCGACGGCCAAAAAGGTGCTTGCCATGTTATTTGACGGAGACCGACGGCCTGTCGCtcaactcctcgaggaggAAAATCTGATCTTGCGGCCGCTGTCGCGTGAGGAATACATTGCTCTCGCTTCAGCAGCTATAGAGCTGAACCCGCAAATGGTAGAACAGATCCGGAGTAAAAACCAGCTTGGCAAGCTGGGCTGGTTTGTGGGCCAAATGATGCGTATGGGTGAAAAAGGTCGTGTGGAGGCACAAAAAGCTGACGCGATTCTGCGAGAGCTTATTCTAGGATTGTCGCAGTAG
- a CDS encoding uncharacterized protein (transcript_id=CADANIAT00010190), protein MPTYSGFNRPRKSTKSSAASIISTSSKGSKAPPEKLKKESPKPQPLAPRSAEPSGSSYTAKAPPAPTPQTEAKGKDGSALNVFEYLETDSDSDSESEVSSSDDDDLRPPFPPNTNPKAPPASRQPNTAVPVQTRNRTSSVKSKESQPPGAFEGSPVPVPVQLARQHRRPSTDAGNSVVGSVAESYDGTLPPEHRNLELVPEDYYPRTSTSLHRTSYPPSPPQSPEEDMHRSSRKIRRSTKPSRAPTGYGLLAWRLSASAENKEYTLPPLYRRFEDVNHRVLLYLQDEISQLEEELRVLDDYEDMQRRSIAEQGGTKVMPASRRMDVQAQAYSSLHCRREEVMGALIHKTEQYNNALTAYSKVLQTLPRAAASDIETYRKWMKGNSPIATNEMRFLDHRKDLVSLTPQTVSDPKAPSPVHSAIIIASAAIILPLLAFSMIAEFAGRILVVAVVGGAAAAIASHYSTGTENLVKSQDGWRVAGLYFGFMAITALFVS, encoded by the exons ATGCCGACTTATTCCGGCTTCAATCGTCCAAGGAAGTCGACCAAATCTTCAGCGGCTTCCATTATTTCTACCAGCTCCAAGGGCTCCAAGGCTCCTCCAGAGAAattgaagaaagagagcCCCAAACCTCAACCGCTGGCGCCTCGAAGTGCAGAGCCTAGCGGGTCTAGCTATACAGCAAAAGCACCGCCCGCGCCAACACCCCAGACTGAAgcgaagggcaaggatggcagTGCGCTGAATGTGTTCGAGTATTTAGAGACCGACAGTGACTCTGATAGCGAATCGGAGGTCTCGTCATCGGACGATGACGATCTACGTCCTCCGTTCCCACCGAATACTAACCCGAAGGCTCCTCCTGCCAGTCGGCAACCAAACACCGCTGTTCCGGTACAGACCCGCAACCGAACATCGTCGGTGAAATCTAAAGAGTCGCAGCCGCCAGGCGCGTTCGAAGGTTCTCCAGTCCCAGTACCAGTGCAACTCGCCAGGCAGCATCGGAGACCTTCCACGGATGCAGGGAACAGCGTAGTCGGGTCTGTTGCTGAATCCTATGACGGGACGCTACCTCCAGAGCACCGGAATCTGGAACTTGTCCCTGAGGATTATTACCCTCGGACCTCGACCTCTTTGCATCGAACGTCCTATCCGCCGTCTCCTCCTCAAAGCCCAGAGGAGGATATGCACCGCTCCTCCCGCAAGATAAGGCGCAGTACGAAGCCATCGCGTGCTCCTACAGGATATGGACTCCTGGCATGGCGATTGAGCGCTTCTGCGGAGAACAAGGAATACACTCTTCCTCCGCTCTACCGTCGTTTCGAAGACGTTAATCATCGTGTGCTCCTATATCTACAGGATGAAATCTCTCAATTGGAAGAAGAGTTGCGCGTGCTCGATGACTACGAAGACATGCAGCGGAGGAGCATCGCAGAACAGGGGGGAACGAAGGTAATGCCTGCATCTCGACGCATGGATGTGCAGGCGCAAGCCTACTCATCCCTGCACTGTAGACGCGAGGAAGTCATGGGAGCATTGATTCACAAGACAGAGCAATACA ACAACGCACTCACTGCATATAGCAAAGTGCTTCAAACGCTCCCCCGCGCCGCAGCCTCTGACATAGAGACCTACCGGAAATGGATGAAGGGCAACAGCCCCATTGCTACCAATGAGATGCGCTTCCTCGACCACCGTAAGGACTTAGTCTCCCTCACACCGCAAACAGTCTCCGATCCGAAAGCCCCATCTCCTGTCCATTCTGCCATTATCATTGCATCTGCCGCAATTATTCTCCCTTTGCTAGCCTTCAGCATGATTGCCGAGTTCGCAGGTCGAATCTTAGTCGTCGCGGTGGTcggtggtgctgctgccgccatcgCATCCCACTATTCCACAGGAACAGAGAATCTCGTTAAATCCCAAGATGGATGGCGAGTTGCTGGCTT GTACTTCGGCTTCATGGCCATTACAGCGTTATTCGTTTCTTGA
- a CDS encoding arginase (transcript_id=CADANIAT00010188), translating into MTSPSTIKQRFLSKPNQLGVVAVGFNGGQCKLGVEAAPMALVEAGLLDQLRDDLDYEIHYDNTVHYYEKEIPAEDPDHRGMKKPRAVSAVTETLSSQVYEHSKEGKFTLTLGGDHSIAIGSISGIAKATRERLGREIGVIWVDAHADINIPEMSPSGNIHGMPMAFLTRLATEEKKDIFGWLQEEHKVNLRKLVYIGLRDVDRGEKKLLREHGIKAFSMHDVDRHGIGRVVEMALAHIGNDTPIHLSFDVDALDPQWAPSTGTPVRGGLTLREGDFICECVHETGNLISMDLVEVNPSLEAVGASDTIRTGCSLVRSALGDTLL; encoded by the exons ATGACTTCGCCCTCGACTATCAAGCAGAGATTCCTCTCCAAGCCAAACCAGCTCGGCGTAGTTGCTGTTGGTTTTAATGGCGGCCAG TGCAAGCTTGGCGTTGAGGCAGCTCCTATGGCTCTCGTCGAGGCCGGccttctcgaccagcttcGCGATGATCTTGACTACGAAATACACTACGATAACACCGTACACTActatgagaaggagatccCCGCTGAAGACCCCGACCACCGGGGCATGAAGAAGCCGCGGGCTGTCAGCGCCGTCACAGAAACCCTCAGCTCGCAGGTGTACGAGCACTCCAAGGAGGGCAAGTTCACGCTAACCCTAGGCGGAGACCACTCGATCGCAATTGGGAGTATCTCCGGCATTGCAAAGGCGACGCGCGAGCGGCTGGGACGGGAGATTGGTGTCATTTGGGTCGATGCGCATGCTGATATCAACATTCCCGAAATGAGTCCCAGTGGGAATATCCACGGAATGCCGATGGCATTCTTGACGCGGTTGGCgacggaggagaagaaggatatctTTGGTTGGTTGCAGGAGGAGCACAAGGTCAACCTCCGCAAGCTGGTGTATATCGGACTGAGAGATGTTGATCGcggtgagaagaagttgcTCCGGGAGCATGGAATCAAGGCGTTTAGCATGCATGATGTTGATCG CCACGGTATTGGTCGAGTGGTCGAAATGGCCCTCGCTCACATCGGAAACGACACCCCAATCCATCTGTCCTTTGACGTGGATGCACTCGATCCCCAATGGGCGCCCAGCACTGGAACGCCGGTGCGTGGGGGTTTGACTCTTCGCGAGGGAGACTTCATCTGCGAGTGTGTTCACGAGACAGGAAACTTGATCTCCATGGATTTGGTTGAGGTCAACCCCAGCTTGGAAGCTGTGGGGGCTTCCGACACCATTCGGACCGGTTGCTCGTTGGTGCGTAGTGCGTTGGGAGATACCCTGCTCTAG
- a CDS encoding uncharacterized protein (transcript_id=CADANIAT00010191), giving the protein MSADEGGTSMAAPNGERSTATPDPSSLATPGKRKRVSSHDDKTAHETSTAVMPDERGKLQETLRNLVDILSKNDSELQLLSCPLPSSPVKPRSKRARIAGDKDEAPSIQARVASDRYSTLSEFLSDIEKASAAVIERNKTQASAPADGTPVTETVNRIAAFKKLLNSLVRQAHVSQANIKAETPGNETEISEKRRPEAEEVRNSGLVLTLFGNPANPKQLYSSLQKSVKVPLSSDKSEPQKYVEVQTPLPEVGLPNGITTTKVTPYDGDKKSNVAKRTLGEVFAPKSTLPQLELPRRARRASQITWIDPFDAVTNYKDFLGDRNNYSFAHLPSGNWLQYGGVTSSPSFWGRRQKQQSSQQLGEERYHEDPILWVDDDAAILQGVYSSFAPSFDSSGAVVQADSKNLVWWNKRGAKRLNVLLSLADGESAPDTTVQPGSIGDLDESTLEEMVKSFNPADFVDPSIPSDTTEDGPAQADKTSEEKDTDDLLAEVSNLLETLSSYQKIRHLEFPTSGQASAPNQNTEAKDTPSPQSAPDKPSDAEQEVYETLRSSLAVLVSQLPPFAVAKLNGDQLAELNISQKVLVESTDYPGSMEKDDYTLQQERAAAAATNPVAPRTSTPSRSGSYQQYNQRALSANAQIQPQRNFQAPQPYYPPRQPSTPGAYTPANPQHFSGTRPPATPGQRPGYLPGYGQPTPQFNQGNPVPQYQRPGQNGYNPYTPQPGPNPAQGSPQPYTPRPGQPTSYNVASYGPGRSASPQKPPSYVAPRAPYSIPPGSAPQQRYVQQPQPQQPTPGYANYTPNQAPNTYSNSAAAVTYARSAAEQAALMDRNRVQLAAQGSPAPQSQSSLQDHRTSQDRSVTPGNRQNVNAFWSG; this is encoded by the exons ATGAGCGCAGACGAAGGCGGGACATCGATGGCTGCCCCGAACGGCGAGCGTTCCACTGCCACTCCTGATCCGTCGAGCCTGGCGACGCCGGGCAAACGAAAGCGTGTTTCAAGCCACGACGACAAGACCGCGCACGAGACATCCACTGCAGTAATGCCGGATGAAAGGGGAAAACTGCAGGAAACGCTGCGTAATCTGGTTGATATCCTGAGCAA AAATGATTCTGAACTCCAACTCTTGTCCTGCCCTCTGCCGTCCTCGCCCGTAAAACCCCGCTCGAAACGCGCAAGAATTGCTGGAGATAAGGATGAGGCGCCTAGCATCCAAGCGCGGGTCGCCTCGGACCGTTACAGTACGCTTTCGGAATTCCTGAGTGACATTGAGAAGGCGTCTGCGGCGGTGATTGAGAGGAATAAGACTCAGGCTAGCGCTCCAGCCGATGGAACACCTGTGACAGAGACCGTCAATCGTATAGCTGCGTTCAAGAAATTGCTCAACAGTCTTGTTCGCCAAGCGCATGTGAGCCAGGCCAATATTAAGGCGGAAACACCTGGCAATGAGACGGAAATATCCGAGAAGCGGCGtcctgaagcagaagaagttcgAAATAGCGGTTTGGTATTAACACTGTTCGGCAACCCTGCCAATCCTAAACAACTTTACTCGAGTCTGCAGAAATCTGTCAAAGTTCCGTTGTCATCAGACAAATCGGAACCACAAAAGTACGTGGAGGTACAGACACCGCTGCCTGAGGTTGGTCTGCCAAATGGGATAACCACTACGAAAGTTACTCCGTATGACGGCGACAAGAAGTCGAATGTCGCAAAACGAACACTCGGCGAGGTTTTTGCTCCGAAATCTACACTTCCTCAGCTGGAGCTGCCGCGGAGAGCTCGTCGTGCCTCGCAGATCACCTGGATAGATCCGTTTGACGCCGTCACCAATTATAAAGACTTTCTTGGTGACAGAAACAATTATTCGTTTGCACACCTCCCTTCCGGCAATTGGCTCCAATATGGTGGAGtgacttcctcgccctcttttTGGGGCCGTCGTCAAAAACAGCAATCTTCTCAGCAACTTGGTGAAGAGAGATATCACGAAGACCCAATACTTTGGGTGGACGACGATGCGGCTATACTGCAAGGCGTGTATTCGTCTTTTGCCCCTTCTTTTGACAGCTCCGGCGCTGTAGTACAGGCAGACTCGAAGAATTTGGTATGGTGGAATAAGCGGGGAGCAAAACGTTTGAATGTTTTGCTATCACTAGCGGACGGAGAATCTGCTCCGGATACAACTGTTCAGCCGGGGAGTATCGGCGACCTTGACGAAAGCACGTTGGAGGAAATGGTCAAGTCGTTTAACCCGGCAGACTTCGTCGACCCTTCTATCCCGTCTGACACAACGGAGGACGGTCCAGCGCAAGCAGACAAGACTTCAGAAGAAAAGGATACAGATGATCTGCTAGCTGAAGTCTCGAATTTGTTAGAAACACTAAGCTCTTACCAGAAAATACGCCACCTGGAGTTTCCAACATCTGGTCAAGCTTCAGCTCCCAATCAAAACACCGAGGCCAAAGATACACCTTCGCCGCAATCCGCCCCAGATAAACCATCCGATGCAGAACAAGAGGTCTACGAAACGCTCAGGTCTAGTTTAGCTGTTCTCGTCTCGCAACTGCCGCCATTTGCCGTTGCTAAGCTGAATGGCGATCAACTAGCTGAACTCAACATAAGCCAGAAGGTCTTGGTTGAGAGTACAGACTACCCAGGTAGTATGGAAAAGGATGATTACACCCTTCAACAAGAGAgggcagccgcagccgcgaCAAACCCAGTAGCCCCCAGGACGTCAACGCCCTCACGCTCCGGCAGTTACCAGCAATACAACCAACGTGCTCTCAGCGCCAATGCTCAAATTCAACCGCAGAGGAACTTTCAAGCTCCACAGCCATACTACCCGCCACGACAGCCCTCGACACCCGGCGCTTATACACCGGCCAATCCTCAGCACTTCTCAGGGACTCGCCCTCCAGCAACACCCGGTCAGCGTCCAGGATACTTACCAGGATATGGGCAACCCACGCCGCAGTTTAACCAGGGAAACCCAGTGCCACAGTATCAGCGCCCTGGACAAAACGGATATAATCCATATACACCTCAACCAGGGCCCAACCCAGCTCAAGGCTCTCCGCAACCATACACGCCGCGACCGGGTCAGCCCACATCTTACAACGTGGCTAGCTACGGGCCTGGGCGCAGTGCCTCTCCTCAGAAGCCGCCATCATATGTAGCTCCTCGAGCGCCGTATAGTATTCCCCCAGGCTCTGCCCCCCAGCAACGGTACGTGCAACAAccccagccgcaacagcccACCCCCGGGTACGCCAACTACACTCCCAACCAAGCACCGAACACctactccaactccgcagctgctgtgACGTACGCTCGCAGTGCCGCGGAGCAAGCTGCCCTAATGGACCGGAACAGAGTACAATTGGCGGCGCAGGGATCTCCCGCACCTCAATCTCAGTCCTCACTCCAAGATCACCGCACTTCACAAGATCGGAGTGTCACGCCCGGTAACAGGCAGAATG TTAATGCTTTCTGGTCTGGTTAG
- the fcpA gene encoding protein-serine/threonine phosphatase (transcript_id=CADANIAT00010187), with the protein MLLRLPPSLHYPITVTSLLKQPGDEVERDEAIFWYAYQTIVTEGDGWGNKVDVKRTFPTRFESTVDGNIVQWKISKGDVIDGPVDVVEIDEPCAHEVQYGGLCAECGKDMTEATYNTEVPGSMRAPIQMTHDNTALTVSEREAIRVEEDAKRRLLANRKLSLVVDLDQTIIHAAVDPTIGEWMADKDNPNHAAVSDVRAFQLVDDGPGMRGCWYYVKLRPGLEEFLENVAEMYELHIYTMGTRSYAQAIANIIDPDRKLFGDRILSRDESGSLSVKNLHRIFPVDTKMVVIIDDRGDVWRWSPNLIKVIPYDFFVGIGDINSSFLPKKQELETPGENQEQNPTPPIQQQVNGLAEKSDATELSTLEQLVTMGGGDNPRLLQEQTEAQDVTILHQVEDRPLLQKQKELDAEDESADSRESGLNESRDSAKPRHHLLIDNDQELIKLSDRLEQVHRKFYEEYDQKRARGLGGRVAALRGERAISKEKDVDLKLVPDVKDILPAIKRRIMGNVHVVHSGLWKLNEDIANIELAQHAKTFGVVFADRITHKTTHLLSAGKRTAKFQEAMQRPKIKIVRKEWLVDSLLQWKHLDEGPYLVPTHPNEQRSSKEVAESSWLSSSDEASGDSFTDTEDASELNDEILKSAGINDLGFDQDEEAAVHEELKEFLGSDDESESDSEISWMERNELPPTSNPDKKRKREDGTDNDNDENNSDTQGSGEVAGSRLSQRIKRSYERSTGLKEVASATSGENGSNTDTGTATGTDTDTAEADDVPDVAFPETEEEGAASRNPDSSYPQDPAEEEDELEREMLAAFEEGGYDSNAEKAIGEDKG; encoded by the exons ATGCTTCTTCGTTTACCGCCAAGCCTCCACTACCCCATCACCGTTACGTCGTTGTTAAAGCAGCCGGGTGATGAGGTGGAGAGGGACGAGGCGATATTCTGGTATGCGTATCAAACTATTGTTACAGAAGGAGATGGGTGGGGAAACAAGGTTGATGTGAAGCGGACATTTCCCACTCGATTTGAATCCACCGTTGATGGAAATATTGTGCAATGGAAGATTAGCAAGGGTGATGTTATTGATGGACC tgttgatgttgttgagaTAGATGAGCCATGTGCGCACGAAGTACAGTATGGCGGCCTTTGCGCCGAGTGTGGAAAAGATATGACTGA GGCGACGTATAATACCGAGGTTCCGGGCTCCATGCGTGCGCCTATTCAGATGACTCATGATAACACCGCGCTTACTGTGAGCGAACGGGAGGCTATAcgcgtggaagaagatgcaaaaCGACGCCTTTTAGCAAACCGGAAACTCTCGCTTGTAGTCGACCTCGACCAAACGATAATCCACGCGGCGGTTGATCCTACTATTGGCGAGTGGATGGCGGACAAGGATAATCCGAACCATGCAGCAGTGAGCGATGTGCGAGCGTTTCAGCTGGTAGATGACGGTCCTGGGATGCGCGGCTGTTGGTACTATGTTAAGCTGCGACCCGGGCTAGAAGAGTTCTTAGAGAATGTGGCCGAGATGTACGAACTGCATATCTACACGATGGGAACCAGATCATATGCGCAAGCTATTGCCAATATTATAGATCCGGATCGGAAGCTCTTTGGTGATCGCATCCTCAGTCGTGACGAGAGCGGGAGCTTATCCGTCAAGAACCTTCATCGGATCTTTCCAGTGGACACAAAGATGGTTGTTATCATTGACGACCGCGGAGATGTTTGGCGGTGGAGCCCCAACCTTATTAAGGTTATACCGTACGACTTTTTTGTCGGTATTGGGGATATCAACTCGAGCTTTCTACccaagaagcaggagctggaaacTCCAGGGGAAAACCAGGAACAAAACCCAACGCCACCAATACAACAGCAAGTCAATGGGTTGGCCGAAAAATCTGACGCGACAGAGCTATCAACTCTAGAGCAGCTGGTGACTATGGGGGGTGGGGATAACCCAAGACTCCTGCAGGAACAGACCGAGGCGCAAGACGTGACGATATTGCATCAGGTTGAGGATCGCCCGCTTCTACAGAAACAGAAAGAGCTAGACGCTGAGGATGAATCGGCAGATTCGAGGGAATCCGGCTTGAACGAGtcgcgagattcggcgaaGCCACGCCATCATTTGTTAATTGACAACGACCAGGAACTCATCAAACTCTCCGATCGGCTGGAGCAGGTCCACCGAAAGTTCTACGAGGAGTACGATCAAAAACGGGCGCGAGGCTTAGGAGGACGGGTGGCAGCTTTACGTGGTGAAAGAGCCATATCCAAGGAAAAGGACGTGGATCTAAAGCTTGTTCCCGATGTCAAAGATATCCTGCCAGCGATAAAGCGCCGCATTATGGGAAATGTTCACGTAGTTCATTCCGGATTATGGAAATTGAATGAGGACATCGCCAATATCGAGTTAGCCCAGCACGCAAAGACCTTCGGCGTCGTATTCGCGGACCGAATTACCCACAAAACAACCCACCTTCTTTCAGCTGGTAAGCGCACCGCGAAGTTTCAAGAAGCAATGCAACGCCCAAAAATCAAAATTGTACGGAAAGAATGGCTTGTAGATAGCCTACTTCAGTGGAAACACCTGGATGAAGGGCCGTATCTCGTTCCAACCCACCCCAACGAGCAGCGCAGTTCCAAGGAAGTAGCCGAAAGCTCCTGgctttcatcctcagacGAAGCTTCAGGCGACTCATTCACTGATACTGAAGACGCTTCCGAGCTCAACGACGAGATCCTGAAGTCTGCAGGGATCAATGATCTTGGCTTCGAccaggacgaggaggcggcTGTGCACGAGGAACTCAAAGAGTTCCTAGGCAGtgatgatgagagcgaaAGCGACAGCGAAATCTCCTGGATGGAACGGAATGAACTCCCTCCCACTTCCAACCCAGataagaagcgcaagcgcgAAGACGGAACCGATAACGACAATGACGAGAACAATTCGGATACCCAGGGATCTGGGGAGGTCGCGGGCTCCCGTCTTTCTCAGCGCATCAAGCGGTCCTACGAGCGCAGCACCGGGCTGAAAGAAGTCGCCAGCGCTACTTCAGGCGAAAATGGCTCAAATACTGACACTGGTACCGCGACTGGCACCGATACCGACACTGCGGAAGCCGATGACGTCCCTGACGTCGCATTCCctgagacagaagaagagggtgCTGCATCTCGAAACCCAGATTCAAGTTACCCTCAAGATCctgccgaagaggaagatgaactcGAGCGCGAGATGCTGGCGGCTTTCGAGGAAGGAGGGTATGACTCCAACGCCGAAAAGGCCATTGGCGAGGATAAAGGCTGA